The Anas acuta chromosome 2, bAnaAcu1.1, whole genome shotgun sequence genomic interval TCCTAATGAAACATACAGAAGAGAGGAAATTCAGAGAGTTCGGCCAGGAAACCTCTGTAAGTCCAACACATCCTCACAAGGTTCTACAACAGGACCTCAGCGGGTCTCAGACAGTTCTGTAAGAGTCCCTCTTGCCAGGGATTTAAAACAATCGACACATTTGGGGCTAGTTTAGAAGAACAGCTGTAATCGCGCTGGCTGGCAAGCAGGCAACACAAGCCATTTATGTGTAACTAAGTTCTTTATAACAGCATTTAGCTAAAAAGCAAAGATGTAATCAAAAGCCAACCTTCACCTGAGCCCACCAGCCATCACTTCGTTCTTAGCATCAGCCAGGTCTGAAACAACACGCTTCTGAGATTTCAGGGCTACGTGAAGTACGTTTGCTTTGTGCACGTGATTACAACCAGGTCTACGTTTGTGTTGTCCCAAAAGCAAGAGGACTTCCCAAAGCccagcctaaaaaaaaaaaaaaaaaaaataagagagctGTTGGATGGAAGATGCACTGTCGCGCTAGGCCACAGGGAAGAATTTGCACAGCAAAACTCCTCAACTGCTAAAATCGGGGCGTGACATTCACAGGAGCAAGGAACAAATACTCCTCACGCCTCCAGCTGTTTGACAAAAGACCTGCCATGGTTCCTGAGAGCACAATGCCACCTAGCATTTCTGAAAGGTGATTGCGGAATAGAAACTCATTGATCATCAACGGATAGGACGGAGCCACAATTTTCCATGCAGGTATGTATAAACACACGCAAATGGACACAACTCAATGGTAATGACCAGAGAGAACCTGGGGACAATCCTAAATATCTTCAAGTGCACCAGCAAGCGGATTGTTTAaccttgggggaaaaaaatgcaattttagaaCATCATCTTTCACCAGCACACCACTTTCTTTTACTTTGCCTGTGAAACCAGGTTACCTTGGCTACAATGGGTGTGCAGGGCTCGGAGTCAGCAAGGAGCAAGCAATGCACCTTCTCCAGAACACAAACCTACAGAGGAGGGTGCTGGTCTGAAGGCCCGGCAGCTCGCTACCCAGCAGCAGGGTTAAACATGGGGCTCCAGGCAAAGCCATTCAGCCTACACACAGCATCTTTTAGCAAGACACACCTTCCTTCCCCGTCACTTCACAGAGAAAGCGCCTTCCTCCAGAAATGATGTCAGCCCACTCCCTGCTCTTCCCTGAACCACATTCAtaacagggggagaaaaaaaaaaatcagtggcttttttgtattattattattattttttatttctgcaacaCACAAATTCAGAGATTCGGGATGGCAGAAGCAGCTGCCAGCTGGTGGGAGAAGTGgggaaagcaattaaaaaaaaaataaaaaggcaccACTCAACCCATGGTTCCTGCAGACACCACGACTGCAGGAGCGTGAATGCTTTCCTCACTTTCATCCAAGTACCGTGAATCCTGCGTGTGCCACACGCACGACCAAGAAGGGACCTGAACGGGCACTAGTTTTCATATTCCTCATTCATATCTTTAAGGCGACTTCACGTACAAAGAGCCTGATGGCACAGCATTGCAACGAACCCAAGCACAACCAGGCCAAGCATACACCCAGGAGTAGAGCTTAGTGGCAGGGAGAAACCTCTTTGTGATTGATGGCTGCACCCTGcctttcccagccctgcaggatcACAGGAGAACACGCTGCGGATGGGGCACGTTTAGCACCACGCACGGACCCGTGCCAAGCCACTTCAGGGAAGAAGCAACCTTTGTGGTAGGTAAGAGAAGTCataatgctttatttctgaaaggtgtgtttaaaaaaataagccttttaGCCCGAAAATTTCTGAAGTGGGGAGACTGGAGTGAATTTGGGGCAATACTGGGCAAAGACCAGGCGAGACAACCAAAATTCAGGCTATTAGAAAAAACTACCCAGGCATTGTGTGCATGATGCACGTAAAGCACAACACCAGCATGGAAGTATAATCCACCCGGTTAACTCTGCAGCGCTTCCTGAACTCTTTAATAATTCACGAGGCTGCCTTTGAGTGGCTGTGGAGCACTTTCACTCCTGCTGGATATTCTCAAGTGGAATTTTCCACAAACGCTGTGCAGCATTACCTGCGTTCAGAGGACACCCACTCCTAAGCCTGTGAAGATCAATAGTGCtatctatttaatttttatagtctttattttactgttctGGGGCATATTCTTTCTCACTACAACAAAAAAGAGCACGCCCTTTCTGTAATGTTATCCTGTAGCTGGGACTCCCATCAAAGATCACTGATATTCATTCAAAAACGTTGTATTTGCACCCAGAAGAGGCCCCCAAACAAAAGCAGCGGATGGCAAGCTCACCTGCAGCAAGCACCAGGGACTACACTTCCATTGCTGCTGGGAACACCGGCTGCACGTGAGCTTTGGACAGCGAAACATGAGGAGAAGACAGAGATGGAGGCAGAAACACAACCATGAGCTGGGCATACATTAAGTTCCtttctacaattttttttttttaatacagctcCCATTTTCCACACACAGGAAAACTTCCTCGGTCAAGAAAAATTGAGACAACCATGCATGCATCATACCCAGGAACACGAATGGGAAGTGCTTAAAAGACAGCCAAGGGCTGTCTTCAAAGCAGGCACATTCCCCAGAGGTGACTTTGAAGGTAACTTCAAGGCTCACTTCTGTGAGATCTGCACGTGAGTAGAAGTTGGTATCGAGGGGTGCTCAGCCACGATGACCGAGCTCCAGCTGTTCTCACCTAATGGTTTTTCGGCTAAATAACTCACACCGGGGCAACAGCAAGGGGCCCAAGTAGGCACAAGCATCGTCTGGCCAACAGCTCACTTCCACGGGACAACAAAAGTCACTGAAGACCAAAGCTAATATTTCCTAAGTTCGCCTTCTGTTTGCTTGATTTACCTAAGGGATTACGTTCATGGgttatctgaaaaaaacaaaaacaaaaacaaaacaaaacctaattTAACAGCTTTTATTCCCAGGAACTAGGTGCGACAAGAGCCCCAGCTGCCTGACAGCCACCCAGTCGTCTCCTGAACACCCGTCCTGTGGGGCTGAGCATGGAAAAACGAGTCCCTTCATAGCCTCTCCCATGAAATAACACCTAAACTAAGAGGCAGCCTTACTGGGGCAACTCAGACCAAGGAACAACAACGGCGACAAGCGAGGCTGCACGCCCAGGCTCACAGTTCGGCCAATTCTAACCCAGCACAAAACCCAGCCAGCTCACGAAGGAAACGATCCACGCCGAGGCCCGTAAGACACGCACACACAACGACACGCGCTCTGTTTTGGCATCAAAACTCTGCATAGATCAAAGACTCGCTTCAGGTGCCAGAGCCTTCAGGTGCCAGCTCCCGCCCGCTGCCGGCCACCGAGCAAAGGCTTCGGGAGCAGGGAAGGTGAGATCTTAAAGTGAAGAGTCTGCgacgcacgcacacacacacacacacatatatatattagaaactATGCAAACTAGAGACTCTACAGGTTCTTACTTTTAAGTCCATTTCCGAAATGCATTTTAAGTGCAAGTTGTGCTTTTTCATGTGCTTGTGCTGCCACCATCACCATTCAGCCGCCTGCCAGCGCCGCGTTTGCTCCCACACAGAGCCAGCCAGGGGAAGAAGCACCCCGCACACGGCTTCACCAGCAGGTAAAAATCTTCCAACTGCTTTTACGACCGGCACGACAACACCAGGGCTTACAGAGGCTTAGCCAACACGTGGGCACCCTCCATCCGTCGctggcagggatgctgcagaaggcagcaccGCCGTCGCCACGTCAGCAGGCTGGATCTGCAGGCCTGAATTTCGGGATCTAGAAGATGGCAACGGAGAGCGGAAAGCACAACAGAGTCTCACATATTTCAACAGCATTGCAGGGGAGAAAACCCACcttgcatttttaaacaatttattgCATAATGTCATGATATGTGACTAGATACACTTCAGGCTACAGTGAGGacaaaaaaatctctaaaaccTTGAGTACTGGTGATACTGCGttatgagaaggaaaagaacgGCAGCACTTGGTTAGAACCGATACAAATCAACACATCTGggcttttgtttttgcctttgaCGAAACAAAGAGTCTAAACTGCAAAATAGCTAAACCCTAAGTGATGGAAAATGCTGGGATGTCACATTTGCCTTCTTCCATCCACAAGTCTCCAAGACACTTTCGTTGACGCGCTGTTACGTGAATGCAAATTATTGCAAAGACAACAAGTGAAGTGTCCCTGTACTTCTCGATTTGGGTAAGTCAAGAGATGTTAGGCTAAGTCCTGTCCCCTTTTTCTAAGCAaagccggggggaggggggcaaaCTCCTCCAGATCACTTCTGGGGCTCAATCATTATTCCACAGGTGAAAAGACAACATATAGAAGAACTTCACATAAAACAGTTCcctcatatatattttttttaaaacattaagatagtgcaactttttaaaacacatttatcaCAACACAAATTAATTCCTTGCATTCATCTAAGTTCTCAACTTTATACCTTGGCACACAAAACAGGAATTTtgattcatatttaaaaaaaaaaaaatgcacaccctgggagaaaaaaaaaagcaaactggcCAATTCTTCCCCCATTTATCTAGCAAAACCTTCTTCTTTCTGCCATTCAGTGAGTATAAAACAGGCTACACAAGCCTCATTTCTGTGCTAAGTTTCCTTTTAGaattaaataattgaaatagtttattaaaaaaaaataatatatcccccccctcccctgaAACACTGCTCGTAGACAAACTGAATGgaagtttgtatttctttcGGTCTGCTTTGCATGCAATTCCCCTGAAAGGAATCAGAAACAAAGAACTGGTTTGCACGTTTGGTTTTACTAAGTTGTACCACGTGAAATGTAACAACATTGTGCACCGGAGCACGGGGGTCTTCCTCCGCCGCCCTGCTTGGATCTCTCTCGTCTTCAGTTCGAACGCACCCGGGCGAGTGACTCAGACCAGGTTCCCTGCTTTCCGCTCCTGGCCTTTGCTGGGGACAATTGTGCTCTCTGAATTGTTCTGCTGAAACTGAAGTCTGCTCCCCCTCTGCGAGGGAGGAGGCGCGTTGCTGTGCTGGTGATGGAAAAAAGAGGAGCCGGGGTAGTGCCCCATGACCTCGCTGTACGTCGGGGGTGGTCCTTCCATCCTTCCGTTGCTGCTGTAGTTGGTTGCACTTATGCCCGAATTGCTGCTCGGTGGGCAGGGGCCCCCATTGTACATCGAGATGTCTATCAAGTCGCTATCAAAAATGGTTCGGTTGGGCGGCGCCCTGACGGACTCCCGGTTGAGCTCCATCTGCTGCTCTGGGTCCCGGAGCTGCAGGGTGCACGGGCCCTGGTAGGGCGGCGGCTCTTCCCCGTCCGAGAGGGAAATGGTGGGAGGGAGGTCGATCTCGTGCTGCATGTAGGGGTACGTGGGCTGGAAGCGACTGAAACGGTCCCGCTGCATGAAGGATGGGGCGGTGAACCTGTCCCTGGACCTCGGAGCGTACATGATCTGCAACGGGAAGAGAGAGAGACGGGGCTGAGCAAAGCGCTGCGGGTCCTCCCACCTGCAGAAGAAGTGGTAACATGGAAAATGCTGCTCTTTGTCACCTAGCTCAGAGGTTTCATCCAGCAGATAGCGTGCTCCCACGTGCGTGCATGTGACAAAAGGGGTAGGAGTTGCAGGAAGGATCTAACACGAGATACTTGAGAGCGGTTTCACAAAGGAAGGCCGAGATCCTACACGGCTCCTTCTGACATTACAGCACGCAGAGCCGAGATCAGACAATCCTGCTGCTGTACAGAGTTAacacttgaaattatttttctctctaatcCTCACAATTAATTAGTTCCGAGAAAATGAAATGCCCCAACGCTGAACTTCAGCTGCAGCTCGAGCCTCCCTCACCTACTCCGAGTTAAAGTAACCCCCTTCATTATAAAGGAATTTGAGTTTTAAGTACATTTTGTGGAGGTCCAGCATATCTCACGCCTTCACCACACGAGCAGATCAGGTGTCTTCCACCCCCTCAGTTCTCAGCCAGACCTCAACCTCCAGGGGGCTCTGGGTGTGGAAAAAATGCCTCTGGCACATTAAGCACTGGAGAAGGTCAGGATTTACAAGAGGAAGTTTGGGATACTCTGTGAGGAGCTATCTATTCCAAATCTGGACAGACACACCAGCTTCTCAGACCCAGATCTATCCAATTGCTCTTTTCATTTCTGGGTCCACGCAGGGTCTTCATCCCCTGACCCCACACATGCAGTGTCAGCTATCAGGAAGATTCAGTTTGACACAGGAGAGCTGTGCCACCACTCAGGACTACGAGTGGCAGCGTCTGTGGCTagccagaagacagaaacacTGGTAATAGAGCATTTGCTGTAAATTTGGGAAAAATACGG includes:
- the LDLRAD4 gene encoding low-density lipoprotein receptor class A domain-containing protein 4 isoform X1 → MQEAGFQATNAFTECKFTCASGKCLYLGSLICNQQNDCGDNSDEENCLLVTEHPPPGIFSSELEFVQIIIIIVVITVMVVVIICLLNHYKLSTRSFINRQSQSRRQEETLQTEGCLWPSESSVSRQGASEIMYAPRSRDRFTAPSFMQRDRFSRFQPTYPYMQHEIDLPPTISLSDGEEPPPYQGPCTLQLRDPEQQMELNRESVRAPPNRTIFDSDLIDISMYNGGPCPPSSNSGISATNYSSNGRMEGPPPTYSEVMGHYPGSSFFHHQHSNAPPPSQRGSRLQFQQNNSESTIVPSKGQERKAGNLV
- the LDLRAD4 gene encoding low-density lipoprotein receptor class A domain-containing protein 4 isoform X3 — protein: MVVVIICLLNHYKLSTRSFINRQSQSRRQEETLQTEGCLWPSESSVSRQGASEIMYAPRSRDRFTAPSFMQRDRFSRFQPTYPYMQHEIDLPPTISLSDGEEPPPYQGPCTLQLRDPEQQMELNRESVRAPPNRTIFDSDLIDISMYNGGPCPPSSNSGISATNYSSNGRMEGPPPTYSEVMGHYPGSSFFHHQHSNAPPPSQRGSRLQFQQNNSESTIVPSKGQERKAGNLV
- the LDLRAD4 gene encoding low-density lipoprotein receptor class A domain-containing protein 4 isoform X2, whose product is MRGPAGSMAAQRLNGTAGKDARLRELVADGAELEFVQIIIIIVVITVMVVVIICLLNHYKLSTRSFINRQSQSRRQEETLQTEGCLWPSESSVSRQGASEIMYAPRSRDRFTAPSFMQRDRFSRFQPTYPYMQHEIDLPPTISLSDGEEPPPYQGPCTLQLRDPEQQMELNRESVRAPPNRTIFDSDLIDISMYNGGPCPPSSNSGISATNYSSNGRMEGPPPTYSEVMGHYPGSSFFHHQHSNAPPPSQRGSRLQFQQNNSESTIVPSKGQERKAGNLV